The proteins below come from a single Patescibacteria group bacterium genomic window:
- a CDS encoding DUF2256 domain-containing protein produces the protein MKENIKNQTKICAVCKKPFNNRKKWASRGQWEQIKYCSEKCRNAKGPKSII, from the coding sequence ATGAAAGAAAATATTAAAAATCAAACTAAAATCTGTGCAGTTTGCAAAAAGCCATTTAATAATCGAAAAAAGTGGGCCAGCCGTGGGCAGTGGGAGCAAATAAAATATTGCTCCGAAAAGTGCCGAAATGCTAAAGGCCCAAAGAGCATTATCTGA
- a CDS encoding ABC transporter ATP-binding protein, whose translation MIQVIDVSKTYGKKDNLFTALYKIFLEIPTGSTVAIVGKSGSGKSTLMHIMSGLDHASSGEVIINNKSLAEMRDKQIDAFRASEMSFIFQAFFVEANQTCFQNVMLPLEIAKVSRRDRKSKVLAALKAVGLSDKLDSQASKLSGGQKQRLAIARAIVNKPKIIFADEPTGNLDSSTGEVIIKLLFSLNRKLGCTLVVVTHDEDLARHCDIQVKMKDGEIVSTSKTTKEPSVKLRRSRSTKQ comes from the coding sequence ATGATTCAAGTAATTGATGTATCCAAAACATATGGCAAAAAAGATAACTTATTTACCGCGCTCTATAAGATATTCTTAGAGATCCCTACTGGCTCGACAGTGGCTATAGTTGGCAAATCTGGATCTGGCAAAAGTACTCTGATGCACATTATGAGCGGCCTAGACCACGCTAGTAGTGGTGAGGTTATTATTAATAATAAAAGTTTAGCAGAAATGAGAGATAAGCAAATTGACGCTTTTAGGGCATCCGAGATGAGCTTTATCTTCCAGGCATTTTTTGTAGAAGCTAACCAAACTTGTTTTCAGAATGTAATGCTTCCGCTAGAAATAGCGAAGGTATCTAGGCGCGACAGAAAATCGAAGGTTCTGGCGGCCTTAAAAGCAGTAGGCCTGTCAGATAAATTAGACAGCCAGGCCTCCAAACTTTCTGGCGGTCAAAAACAGCGGCTGGCAATAGCCCGAGCAATCGTAAATAAGCCCAAGATTATCTTCGCCGATGAACCCACGGGCAATCTAGATAGTTCCACCGGCGAGGTAATTATTAAGCTGCTCTTTAGCCTCAATAGAAAGCTCGGCTGCACACTAGTGGTTGTAACTCACGACGAGGATCTGGCTAGACACTGCGACATTCAGGTTAAAATGAAAGATGGAGAAATCGTATCGACCAGTAAGACCACAAAGGAGCCCAGTGTAAAATTAAGGCGCTCAAGGAGCACTAAGCAATGA
- a CDS encoding AAA family ATPase has product MTNAEITTKVANQICVGKNKVDHPYVIVLMGLQYSGKSYLAEKIKEHNFAHFWATTIKKDYGIENPDMVEVAASVLEEAVRNKYNIVLDYVNHKHAVRKHFQEISEQLGAEYRVIFLDTPKDERLRRREQNVEHGDINGRRIISLEQMKEFEDAFEPPHDDEPTTRLKTQAEIDSFIASL; this is encoded by the coding sequence ATGACAAATGCTGAAATTACTACCAAAGTAGCGAACCAAATATGTGTCGGCAAGAACAAAGTCGACCACCCTTACGTTATCGTACTTATGGGGCTTCAGTACTCAGGTAAATCTTACCTGGCAGAGAAAATTAAAGAACATAATTTTGCGCACTTTTGGGCTACGACAATAAAGAAAGACTACGGCATTGAGAACCCAGACATGGTTGAAGTCGCAGCATCAGTCTTAGAAGAAGCAGTGAGAAACAAATACAATATTGTGCTCGACTATGTTAATCATAAACATGCGGTTAGAAAACACTTTCAAGAGATCAGTGAACAACTTGGTGCTGAATACAGAGTGATCTTTCTTGACACTCCTAAGGACGAGCGGTTACGGCGTCGTGAACAAAATGTTGAGCATGGCGATATTAATGGCAGAAGGATCATCAGCCTAGAACAAATGAAAGAATTTGAAGATGCGTTTGAGCCACCTCACGACGATGAGCCGACAACTCGCCTAAAGACTCAAGCAGAGATAGATAGCTTTATTGCATCCCTTTAG
- a CDS encoding MarP family serine protease: MNYIDLIILIIVVFTAYRWYKIGFVKTLFLVAGIVVGISIGLLIAPIAMRQFKSEQIKFIAMLLSIGGCTIAIGYLAELAGHHINIRIQKPQLQSLNSATGAVFSLFISLGVIWISAGLIAASPIISLNRQIQDSGVIQFMNKNLPATPVVIGRLGALIAPLDFPRVFIGTPPKLADPVIPAGSDILKSAIQKAGLSTVKVESVGCGVISSGSGFVAGDGLIATNAHVVSGANSVTIIDTNSTFPAKVVYFDPSMDIAILRTEVLKAPVLNISTKIYSRGQEAVVLGFPGGGDFRAEPVGISRSLKARGLDIYGEKPVEREVYEFIGRVVQGNSGGPIVLADGTVIGMVFASAQNDPGFGYGLNGQEIASALAGISPNEVSTQKCY, from the coding sequence ATGAACTATATAGATCTGATAATACTTATAATTGTGGTGTTTACTGCTTACCGCTGGTACAAAATTGGCTTCGTTAAGACTTTGTTTTTGGTAGCTGGGATTGTGGTAGGTATTTCAATAGGGCTGCTAATTGCACCAATTGCTATGCGGCAATTTAAGTCTGAGCAAATAAAGTTCATTGCTATGCTGCTCTCGATTGGTGGCTGCACGATTGCGATAGGATACTTAGCAGAACTGGCTGGGCACCATATAAATATAAGAATTCAAAAGCCTCAATTACAATCCCTCAACTCAGCTACAGGTGCGGTTTTTAGTTTATTTATTAGTCTTGGGGTGATATGGATTTCTGCAGGGCTCATAGCAGCCAGTCCGATTATATCCCTTAATAGGCAGATCCAAGACTCTGGCGTAATTCAATTTATGAATAAGAATCTTCCTGCCACTCCAGTGGTTATTGGTAGGCTCGGAGCACTAATTGCTCCTCTAGACTTCCCTAGGGTGTTTATTGGTACCCCGCCTAAGCTAGCAGATCCGGTGATACCAGCTGGCTCTGATATTTTAAAATCTGCCATACAAAAGGCTGGGCTTTCGACTGTTAAAGTAGAGTCCGTTGGCTGTGGGGTTATTTCTTCTGGATCTGGTTTCGTAGCAGGAGATGGCTTGATAGCCACTAATGCTCATGTTGTGAGTGGTGCAAATTCCGTCACGATAATTGACACCAATAGCACCTTCCCAGCTAAAGTTGTCTACTTTGATCCGTCAATGGATATCGCAATTCTCCGAACCGAAGTCTTAAAAGCACCAGTTCTAAATATCTCGACAAAAATATATTCAAGGGGGCAGGAAGCAGTGGTTTTAGGTTTCCCCGGTGGTGGTGATTTTAGGGCAGAGCCAGTCGGTATATCCCGTTCGCTCAAGGCTAGGGGGCTAGACATATACGGCGAGAAGCCTGTCGAAAGGGAGGTATATGAGTTCATAGGTAGAGTGGTGCAGGGCAACTCAGGCGGGCCTATTGTCCTCGCTGATGGAACTGTGATTGGTATGGTTTTCGCATCGGCCCAAAATGATCCCGGCTTTGGCTATGGCCTTAATGGTCAAGAAATAGCCTCGGCCCTAGCAGGCATTAGTCCCAATGAGGTTAGCACTCAGAAGTGCTACTAA
- a CDS encoding Type 1 glutamine amidotransferase-like domain-containing protein, with product MKFYLSSFKFGKEKDQLKLLAPKGRIAIIANALDFRDADDEQTARSLDNKVERLEQLGLQPVVVDLKEYFGRENDLQKLIEEIGAVFVLGGNVFVLRQAMKLSGLDNILIELNADPDFLYSGYSAAGCVLAPTLEPYKVVGDATITPYEELDEVIWEGLNLVDFAFMPHWQSDHPETEAINQGIEYCKDHDIKFKAVQDGDVLIFNS from the coding sequence ATGAAGTTTTACTTATCCTCATTTAAGTTTGGTAAAGAAAAAGACCAGCTCAAACTACTAGCTCCAAAGGGTAGGATTGCTATCATTGCTAATGCTCTAGACTTTCGTGATGCCGACGATGAACAAACTGCAAGGAGCCTTGATAATAAGGTCGAACGACTTGAGCAGCTTGGGCTACAACCAGTAGTTGTAGACTTAAAAGAATACTTCGGCAGAGAGAATGATCTGCAAAAGTTAATCGAAGAGATTGGCGCCGTATTTGTGCTCGGTGGAAATGTGTTTGTCTTACGGCAAGCGATGAAGTTGAGTGGCCTAGACAACATCCTCATTGAGCTTAATGCTGACCCCGACTTTCTATATTCAGGCTACAGTGCTGCTGGCTGTGTATTGGCTCCGACGCTTGAACCCTACAAAGTTGTTGGAGATGCCACGATTACTCCCTATGAAGAATTGGACGAGGTTATATGGGAGGGGCTAAACTTAGTAGACTTCGCTTTCATGCCCCATTGGCAGTCTGACCACCCAGAGACTGAGGCTATCAACCAAGGAATTGAGTATTGCAAAGATCACGATATAAAGTTTAAGGCTGTTCAAGACGGTGACGTGCTGATATTTAATAGCTGA
- a CDS encoding FtsX-like permease family protein, producing MKIRDLIRRSGRSLKSAKGRTILTALAIAVGTFALSLTLAASNGATTYVNKIINDNFDPSELIVTADDSIFGQGDNTKPREYDPSFGTGISNAGATTQIKKITQADINKLSEVEGVERVREDITVNANYITRAGEKKYVATIASYNPAQKPELLSGDIDENFSGSKIILPDAYLADLGFDSAQEAVGKKVLASIPRNITPEQIRAQLASGTLAKTPEEFAAQAQANAIDQELTIVAVSKKPTRSQPGTELYILTPIEEARRLNDLSLEGTTDFRTYNFVLVKVEDGKDPAKLSAAQQKLKDLGYQVRSVKETQEFLTNIIGVLQGIVAGFAFIAIIASIFGIINTMYISVLQRTREIGLMKALGMRKRDIGRLFRFEAAWIGFLGGVVGSALAVALGLSLNPWITRQLNLGEGNNILIFNPIQIAVLVGSLMFISILAGWLPSRKAAKLDPIEALRAE from the coding sequence ATGAAGATAAGGGATTTAATAAGGCGATCTGGGCGTAGTCTGAAAAGTGCTAAGGGCCGAACCATACTCACTGCACTGGCTATAGCTGTTGGTACATTTGCACTTAGCCTGACTTTAGCTGCCAGCAATGGCGCTACTACTTATGTGAATAAAATCATCAATGATAACTTCGACCCTAGTGAGCTCATTGTCACCGCTGACGATTCAATTTTTGGCCAAGGCGACAATACTAAGCCCAGGGAGTATGACCCCAGCTTTGGGACTGGTATATCAAACGCCGGTGCAACTACCCAAATAAAAAAGATCACCCAGGCTGATATAAATAAACTATCCGAGGTGGAGGGGGTCGAAAGGGTACGCGAAGACATTACCGTTAATGCCAACTACATCACCAGGGCAGGTGAAAAAAAATATGTAGCCACGATAGCATCATATAATCCTGCCCAAAAACCAGAACTTCTTTCTGGTGATATTGATGAAAATTTCTCTGGCTCAAAAATTATATTGCCAGATGCATATTTGGCGGATCTTGGTTTTGATAGTGCTCAAGAAGCTGTCGGTAAGAAAGTGCTTGCTTCTATTCCTCGAAATATTACTCCAGAACAAATTAGAGCTCAGCTTGCCAGCGGCACCCTGGCTAAGACTCCGGAGGAATTTGCAGCTCAAGCTCAAGCTAACGCAATCGACCAAGAGCTCACAATAGTAGCAGTCTCCAAGAAGCCAACTAGATCTCAGCCCGGTACAGAGCTATATATACTCACACCTATTGAAGAGGCTCGCAGGCTCAACGATCTTAGCCTGGAAGGCACAACTGATTTCCGAACATATAATTTTGTGCTAGTGAAAGTTGAAGATGGCAAAGACCCAGCAAAGCTTAGTGCCGCACAGCAAAAGCTAAAGGACCTCGGGTATCAAGTAAGGAGTGTAAAAGAGACGCAAGAATTCTTGACTAACATTATAGGCGTATTACAGGGAATTGTGGCTGGTTTTGCCTTTATCGCAATAATTGCATCGATTTTTGGCATAATCAACACAATGTATATTTCAGTACTGCAAAGAACTCGCGAAATTGGGCTGATGAAGGCCCTGGGCATGCGCAAGCGCGATATTGGCAGGCTGTTTAGATTTGAGGCTGCTTGGATTGGGTTTTTGGGTGGGGTGGTTGGATCGGCACTGGCCGTCGCACTCGGGCTAAGCCTAAATCCTTGGATCACGAGGCAGCTAAACCTAGGCGAGGGTAATAATATCCTAATATTTAACCCCATACAAATAGCTGTTTTGGTTGGTAGTTTGATGTTTATTTCAATTCTTGCTGGCTGGTTGCCATCCCGTAAAGCAGCCAAGCTAGACCCAATCGAAGCTCTAAGAGCCGAGTAG
- a CDS encoding ABC-F family ATP-binding cassette domain-containing protein, with protein MLSAKNIEFEYGNTQVLRSTSFSVSEGEKIALVGPNGVGKSTLLKIMGDVLQPSSGNILHPKNLNIGYMPQEIDSYQDMTGADFLSEITGVSKALSDLEAATAQYAAMQSSASQDLYQEAYERVESLQAYTLSERITKPLARVGLETSVLDKKISELSGGQKTKLALSAILLSNFDIFLLDEPTNNLDMLGLNILEDFIKKSGSAFVMVSHDRWFIKSTCKKVAELLPSGDIKLYTLGYDEYIQSRRKELESAEQAHEDYTEEKKRLEVSARDRAMNARSAANNSVSSDNDKVGTDYRKEKAANTYAKAASAISTRLDQLHKPDKPVKEIDLNFRFTVTNVKLPPVAATVNGAVVEFGTVILGPYSLVINTGQKIVIIGPNAGGKSSFIKLLAGVVRPTDGSINISNGMTIGYIDQDFSFSEPDKSVLDNIIRDTGSTNSEIYNLLARFNIKKEKADSLPHALSPGQRVRALLAGVVARGANFLILDEPTNHLDIPASNELQSALKEYDGTIVVVTHDRELIEALGDKKIVVIDKGKILTGNEEKEYTNESNIN; from the coding sequence ATGCTAAGCGCAAAAAATATTGAATTTGAATATGGTAATACACAAGTGCTGCGTAGCACCTCATTTTCTGTGAGCGAAGGCGAGAAGATTGCACTTGTGGGCCCTAACGGTGTTGGCAAATCAACACTTCTTAAGATAATGGGTGACGTACTGCAGCCCTCTAGCGGAAACATCTTACATCCTAAAAATCTCAACATTGGCTACATGCCACAAGAAATTGATAGCTATCAAGATATGACAGGGGCTGACTTTCTTAGTGAGATTACTGGTGTAAGTAAGGCCCTAAGTGATCTTGAAGCTGCTACTGCCCAGTATGCAGCAATGCAGTCATCTGCCAGCCAGGATTTGTATCAAGAAGCATATGAGAGAGTTGAGTCACTTCAGGCCTACACGCTTAGCGAAAGAATCACCAAGCCATTAGCAAGAGTTGGGCTAGAGACTTCAGTACTTGATAAAAAAATAAGTGAGCTTTCTGGCGGGCAAAAGACTAAACTAGCCCTGTCTGCTATTTTACTTTCGAATTTCGATATATTTTTACTAGATGAGCCCACCAATAATCTAGATATGCTTGGCTTGAATATTCTAGAAGATTTTATTAAGAAATCTGGCTCGGCATTTGTTATGGTTTCTCACGATAGGTGGTTTATAAAAAGTACTTGCAAAAAAGTAGCAGAACTTTTGCCTAGCGGTGACATCAAGCTCTACACACTTGGCTATGACGAGTACATACAGTCGAGAAGAAAAGAACTAGAATCTGCTGAGCAGGCTCATGAAGACTATACAGAAGAAAAAAAACGTCTTGAAGTGTCAGCCAGAGATAGAGCCATGAATGCACGATCTGCTGCCAATAATAGCGTCTCGTCTGATAATGATAAGGTAGGTACAGACTACAGGAAAGAAAAAGCAGCAAACACGTATGCTAAGGCCGCCTCTGCAATAAGCACTAGACTTGATCAACTACATAAGCCAGATAAGCCTGTAAAAGAGATTGACCTGAATTTTAGATTTACTGTTACAAATGTAAAATTACCGCCGGTAGCCGCTACCGTGAACGGCGCCGTTGTTGAATTTGGTACCGTGATACTCGGCCCTTACAGCTTAGTAATTAATACCGGCCAAAAGATAGTTATTATCGGCCCCAATGCTGGAGGTAAATCTAGCTTTATTAAGCTCTTGGCGGGAGTGGTAAGGCCCACAGACGGCTCTATAAATATATCTAATGGTATGACAATTGGCTATATCGACCAAGACTTTAGCTTTAGTGAGCCAGATAAATCGGTTCTTGATAATATTATCAGAGATACTGGCTCAACTAATTCTGAGATCTATAATCTTTTGGCGAGATTTAACATCAAAAAAGAAAAGGCTGACTCACTACCTCATGCATTGAGCCCTGGCCAGCGGGTAAGAGCGCTATTGGCTGGTGTTGTGGCGCGTGGTGCAAACTTTCTTATTCTAGATGAGCCTACCAACCATCTAGATATACCGGCAAGCAATGAACTGCAAAGCGCACTCAAAGAATATGACGGCACTATTGTGGTTGTGACTCACGATAGGGAGTTGATTGAGGCCCTTGGGGATAAGAAGATAGTTGTAATTGACAAAGGTAAGATTCTCACGGGTAATGAAGAAAAAGAGTATACAAATGAGTCTAATATAAATTAA
- a CDS encoding polymer-forming cytoskeletal protein — protein sequence MKLRIVLSSIVLSALTLVILANPAQAKDSSTVDYTNIPAGESIDSSVSANGNQVNIAGTVNGDLFCTGVDITISGNINGDVICAGQNINISGQVSGDVIALANNFTLSSSVNGSVTLLSSNTTISQNARITQDFRSAGSNITVDGLIGRDVTIDAMKAVVGATIGRDLKGQFGTLTLSPTADIRGNVTYKSNSDIIRENNSKVAGEVSKSSAANSSFMAPDFATLAFGFVLFFISLLIVSMSTVFLFPGLYIRATKQINEQIGRTSVYGLLNLVVVPLVLIIISLTFLGIPLAGLILAIWAVTLMLSGPVFAYFVGSRLARKSKKPAFKMLIGSIVILSLYAVPVVNIIVATIVGVVGSGAIIGIIKKSTIITKKA from the coding sequence ATGAAGTTAAGAATAGTTTTATCAAGCATAGTACTCTCGGCACTAACATTAGTAATCTTGGCGAACCCAGCCCAAGCCAAAGACAGCTCGACGGTAGATTATACTAATATTCCAGCTGGGGAGTCCATCGACTCTTCGGTCAGTGCAAACGGTAACCAGGTTAATATAGCCGGCACTGTTAATGGCGATTTATTCTGTACCGGTGTGGATATCACTATCTCAGGTAATATCAATGGCGATGTGATTTGCGCCGGCCAAAACATTAATATCTCAGGGCAAGTAAGTGGCGATGTGATCGCACTGGCAAACAACTTTACCTTAAGCTCTTCGGTCAACGGTAGCGTTACACTGCTCTCGTCCAATACCACCATCAGCCAAAACGCGCGAATCACTCAGGACTTCAGGTCTGCTGGCTCCAATATCACCGTTGATGGGCTGATTGGCAGGGATGTTACGATCGATGCCATGAAAGCAGTGGTGGGCGCAACAATAGGCCGCGACCTAAAGGGCCAATTTGGTACCCTCACGCTATCTCCTACAGCAGACATCAGGGGTAATGTAACTTATAAGAGTAACTCAGATATAATAAGGGAGAACAACTCGAAAGTAGCTGGGGAAGTATCCAAATCTAGCGCCGCTAATTCGAGCTTTATGGCACCAGATTTTGCCACATTAGCATTTGGGTTCGTGTTATTCTTCATATCTCTACTGATAGTCTCAATGTCTACAGTATTCTTATTCCCTGGGCTATACATCCGCGCCACCAAGCAGATAAACGAACAAATCGGACGCACCTCTGTCTATGGCCTACTCAACCTTGTAGTTGTGCCACTAGTGCTCATCATTATAAGCCTAACATTCTTAGGGATACCCTTGGCTGGTTTGATATTGGCGATCTGGGCTGTGACCCTAATGCTGAGCGGCCCTGTTTTCGCCTACTTCGTAGGCTCAAGGCTAGCTCGCAAATCCAAGAAGCCTGCATTTAAGATGCTTATTGGCTCTATCGTAATCCTCTCGCTATACGCCGTCCCAGTAGTAAATATAATTGTCGCCACCATAGTGGGCGTGGTAGGCTCTGGAGCAATCATAGGTATTATTAAAAAATCTACGATAATAACCAAAAAGGCCTAA
- a CDS encoding trypsin-like peptidase domain-containing protein, with protein MFKSKSKSKKSHKATVHPDKLSGLKRLTSSPHKSHKLSKSLLATIIVLMLVLAISVASYAFISKRYLSKNSSSIKNNIDDAINTLGGKSGELNISKTAKIDSSFGFTLNYDPSTLVAEGQVTDASSTDSYITGMSYEGSELSERRPYSLVKIFFPITKENTYSTSSNLTIISNIRKSFWDNKVAAGEQKIDALVRYSGRNYKAEDGWSASSPEALTINGFEYKKIVFTNAKKIGELEITDRNTVYLTVQNDRPYVITIYKSIDSKTDEVKIYESVIKTLVYENFDAGKLAMAGKNKLLAVGSAETTLDQETSNTPFAINPESVFNVILKNQPAVVRISSLRCADIELPSSKAQPSITLKNVCSGGIGSGSIVSEDGYVATNGHVVTVSTTDLLSGYIVESKSKEEAKARINELLTYLVKSGYLSKFELDSLYDQLESGKIDIYQFISAFIKKIPVEVIKINKDEPRYYVQLGTEPMKINNQNDRLSIQESSTIVPAKYIGQDYVPQKGEEGSGQTDIYKSTSSDVAILKIEGKYPVVKIGSIREISEGSELTAMGYPGFVDGGLDTKDSKTKPTVTQGVAVAIEEISNKVLLQTTVPIAQGNSGGPAFNDKGLQIGLNTYGTLECPDNKCFGSGTARDIADLTALAASKKVKFDDTSKITNQWSDGLDAYLNSNYKSAVSSFKAVQKDYPAHYLAANMQALAESKVGSAEDKSASFDSASTLIYVGIFGFVVLVFAGGGLTFYLLKGSHKSNKQLVADTGNGPQAPPSPAVVPASPPQPPATPQVFAPGPAVSPTPTEISPVPVPVPVPVPPLTAAPIAPQVYAPNPAAPTPAPAPTQPPIEPAATPQPPITPNDNNTV; from the coding sequence ATGTTTAAATCTAAATCTAAGTCTAAAAAATCCCATAAAGCTACCGTTCATCCCGACAAGCTGTCTGGCCTTAAAAGACTAACCTCTAGCCCCCACAAATCACACAAGCTCAGCAAATCATTGCTAGCTACCATTATCGTACTGATGCTTGTTTTGGCAATTAGCGTAGCTAGCTATGCCTTTATCAGTAAAAGATATTTGAGCAAAAATAGTTCCAGCATCAAAAATAACATTGATGATGCTATCAACACACTTGGCGGTAAGTCTGGCGAGCTAAACATAAGTAAGACCGCCAAAATAGATTCCTCATTTGGTTTCACACTAAACTATGACCCAAGTACTCTAGTAGCAGAAGGTCAGGTAACTGATGCTAGCTCTACAGACAGCTATATAACTGGGATGTCATATGAAGGAAGTGAACTTTCAGAAAGAAGACCCTACTCACTTGTTAAGATTTTTTTTCCAATCACTAAGGAAAACACTTATTCAACTAGCTCTAATCTAACTATAATTAGCAATATTCGTAAATCATTCTGGGATAACAAAGTAGCCGCTGGCGAGCAAAAGATTGATGCACTAGTTAGGTACTCTGGGCGTAATTATAAAGCTGAAGATGGCTGGTCTGCCTCTAGCCCAGAAGCGCTCACAATAAATGGCTTTGAATACAAAAAAATAGTTTTTACTAATGCCAAAAAAATTGGTGAGTTAGAAATCACAGATCGAAACACAGTATATCTAACAGTACAAAATGACCGTCCTTATGTAATTACTATTTATAAATCTATAGATTCAAAAACAGATGAAGTCAAAATTTATGAATCTGTAATAAAGACGCTGGTTTACGAAAATTTTGATGCAGGTAAGCTTGCAATGGCAGGAAAAAACAAACTTCTCGCGGTGGGTTCAGCAGAAACTACACTCGATCAAGAAACTAGCAATACACCTTTTGCTATCAACCCAGAATCAGTTTTCAATGTTATCTTAAAAAACCAGCCTGCAGTAGTGCGTATATCATCTTTAAGGTGTGCCGATATCGAGCTGCCATCTAGTAAAGCCCAGCCTTCAATTACCTTAAAAAATGTTTGCAGCGGTGGTATTGGCAGCGGCTCTATAGTTTCTGAAGATGGCTATGTGGCCACAAACGGACACGTAGTGACCGTCAGCACTACAGACCTGCTGTCTGGATACATAGTGGAGTCGAAGAGCAAAGAAGAGGCCAAAGCTCGAATTAACGAACTACTAACATACCTTGTAAAATCTGGCTATTTAAGTAAATTCGAGCTAGATTCGCTATATGACCAGCTAGAATCTGGGAAAATAGATATCTATCAATTCATTAGTGCATTTATTAAAAAAATACCTGTAGAAGTTATAAAAATCAATAAAGATGAGCCCCGCTACTATGTTCAGCTTGGCACAGAGCCTATGAAAATTAACAATCAAAATGATCGTCTTAGTATTCAAGAAAGCAGTACTATTGTACCTGCAAAATATATTGGTCAAGATTATGTACCTCAGAAAGGCGAAGAGGGTTCAGGCCAGACTGATATTTATAAGAGCACCTCTTCTGATGTAGCAATATTAAAAATCGAGGGCAAATACCCGGTTGTTAAAATAGGCTCAATTCGCGAGATTAGTGAAGGATCAGAATTGACTGCCATGGGCTACCCTGGTTTTGTAGATGGTGGCTTAGACACCAAGGACAGCAAAACCAAGCCTACGGTCACCCAAGGAGTGGCTGTAGCTATTGAAGAAATTAGTAATAAAGTTCTGTTACAAACAACTGTACCGATTGCCCAAGGAAACAGTGGCGGCCCTGCTTTTAATGATAAGGGGCTTCAAATAGGTCTTAATACTTATGGCACACTGGAGTGTCCCGATAATAAATGTTTTGGTTCTGGCACCGCCCGAGATATCGCCGATCTCACGGCACTAGCTGCTAGTAAGAAAGTTAAGTTCGACGACACTAGCAAAATCACAAATCAATGGTCAGATGGGCTAGATGCCTACCTAAATAGTAACTATAAATCGGCCGTATCATCTTTTAAGGCTGTTCAAAAAGACTACCCGGCACATTATTTAGCTGCCAACATGCAGGCGCTAGCAGAATCAAAAGTTGGCTCAGCAGAAGACAAAAGTGCTAGTTTTGATTCTGCCTCTACGCTTATTTATGTAGGAATATTTGGTTTTGTAGTGTTAGTTTTTGCTGGAGGTGGCTTAACTTTCTATCTTCTTAAAGGTAGTCACAAATCAAATAAACAGCTTGTCGCAGATACTGGTAACGGCCCTCAGGCGCCACCAAGCCCTGCAGTAGTACCAGCATCACCCCCACAGCCACCAGCAACACCTCAAGTCTTTGCGCCAGGGCCAGCTGTTTCACCAACGCCCACAGAAATATCACCCGTTCCTGTTCCTGTACCTGTTCCTGTACCACCTCTCACTGCGGCGCCCATCGCACCTCAAGTCTATGCACCAAACCCCGCTGCCCCTACGCCAGCTCCCGCCCCCACTCAGCCGCCAATTGAACCAGCCGCAACTCCTCAGCCACCTATAACCCCAAATGATAACAATACGGTCTAG